From the Anguilla anguilla isolate fAngAng1 chromosome 6, fAngAng1.pri, whole genome shotgun sequence genome, one window contains:
- the faxca gene encoding failed axon connections homolog, with product MYWGVGFASSRSCVVDLGRNQSFSFGLCGSNEHYSFYGYIVAFPLQDYGGIMSGLGSDSWWKKTLYLTGGALLAAAAYLLHELLAIRKEQEMDSKDAIILHQFSRPKSGVPSLSPFCLKLETYLRMVDLPYQNYFDGKLSPQGKMPWIEYNNEQVSGTEFIIDFLEEKLGVNLNKSLSPQEKAVSRAVTKMVEEHFYWTIAYCQWVDNLEETQKMLAVSGPLSDLLKWILSHLTGGIVKREMYGHGIGRFSKEEVYALMEKDMRTLATLLGDKKYIMGPKMSTVDATVFGHLAQAMWTLPGTRPEQLIKGELINLAMYCERIRRKFWPEWYVDIDDFYYDGSSESSGTPSRPLEFGLYSRTETFEEDATGNSLSYSRTPDSECTAHSLMDSDLDMEGSDPESLKC from the exons ATGTACTGGGGTGTTGGCTTCGCCTCCTCCCGGTCATGTGTGGTTGATCTTGGCCGGAATCAGAGCTTCTCCTTCGGGCTCTGTGGCTCCAATGAGCACTACTCCTTTTATGGGTACATTGTCGCCTTCCCTCTGCAGGACTACGGCGGGATCATGTCGGGTCTCGGGTCCGACTCCTGGTGGAAGAAAACCCTCTATCTGACCGGTGGGGCTCTGCTCGCCGCCGCTGCCTATCTTCTGCACGAACTGCTAGCTATCAG GAAAGAGCAGGAGATGGACTCCAAAGATGCTATCATTCTTCACCAGTTCTCTCGGCCCAAAAGTGGGGTTCCCAGCCTCTCCCCTTTCTGTTTGAAGTTGGAGACCTACCTGCGCATGGTTGACCTACCCTACCAG AATTACTTTGATGGGAAGCTGTCTCCGCAGGGCAAGATGCCCTGGATCGAGTACAACAATGAGCAGGTGTCCGGGACGGAGTTCATCATCGACTTCCTGGAGGAGAAGCTGGGAGTCAACCTCAACAAGAGCCTGAGTCCGCAGGAGAAGGCTGTGTCCCGCGCCGTCACCAAGATGGTGGAGGAGCACTTCTACTG GACCATAGCGTACTGTCAGTGGGTGGATAACCTGGAGGAGACTCAGAAGATGCTGGCGGTGAGCGGGCCCCTGAGTGACCTTCTCAAGTGGATCCTGAGTCACCTGACTGGCGGCATCGTGAAGCGCGAGATGTACGGTCACGGCATCGGACGCTTCTCCAAGGAGGAGGTGTACGCCCTGATGGAGAAAGACATGCGGACACTGGCCACCCTGCTGG GTGATAAGAAGTATATCATGGGTCCGAAGATGTCGACTGTGGACGCCACAGTGTTCGGTCACCTTGCCCAGGCCATGTGGACGCTGCCAGGCACCCGGCCTGAACAGCTCATCAAAG GTGAGCTGATCAACCTGGCCATGTACTGCGAGCGGATCCGCAGGAAATTCTGGCCCGAGTGGTACGTGGACATCGACGACTTCTACTACGACGGCTCGAGCGAGAGCAGCGGCACGCCGTCGCGCCCGCTGGAGTTCGGCCTGTACTCGCGGACGGAGACGTTCGAGGAGGACGCGACGGGGAACAGCCTCTCGTACTCGCGCACGCCGGACTCCGAGTGCACCGCGCACTCGCTGATGGACTCCGACCTGGACATGGAGGGCTCCGACCCGGAGTCGCTCAAGTGTTAA
- the pou3f2a gene encoding POU domain, class 3, transcription factor 2a, which translates to MCNSKCAAPLIRMIRPAPRVMATTASNRYSALTSSSSIAHSEPGGMQQATVYRDSQTLLQSDYTLQGNSHPLSHAHQWITALSHGEGAPWPSSPLSEQDIKPTVQSGREEIHNSNSLQHQQRAPHLPQESHGTHQDAAAWRTTTAAHIPNMSTSNGQTLIYSQPDFGANGVNPGSGHHTLGDTNDDQHSPHLSDQGLQPSHQQRLGHHDQSDEDTPTSDDLEQFAKQFKQRRIKLGFTQADVGLALGTLYGNVFSQTTICRFEALQLSFKNMCKLKPLLNKWLEEADSTSGSPTSLDKIAAQGRRRKKRTSIELCK; encoded by the exons ATGTGTAACTCAAAATGTGCGGCTCCTTTAATAAGAATGATCAGACCAGCTCCGAGAGTCATGGCGACCACAGCATCTAATCGTTACAGTGCCCTCACTTCAAGCTCATCCATTGCGCACTCGGAGCCTGGGGGCATGCAGCAAGCAACAGTGTACAGAGACTCACAGACCTTGTTGCAAAGCGACTACACACTGCAGGGCAATAGCCACCCGCTCAGCCACGCGCACCAGTGGATAACAGCACTGTCCCATGGAGAGGGGGCTCCATGGCCCTCCAGTCCCCTCAGCGAACAAGACATAAAGCCCACGGTGCAGAGCGGCAGAGAAGAGATTCACAACTCTAACAGTTTGCAGCACCAGCAGCGAGCACCTCATCTGCCGCAAGAGTCACACGGGACACATCAGGATGCTGCAGCATGGAGAACCACAACAGCTGCTCACATACCGAACATGTCGACATCAAACGGGCAGACCCTTATTTATTCTCAACCGGATTTCGGTGCGAATGGTGTGAATCCGGGAAGCGGACATCACACACTCGGAGACACGAACGACGACCAGCACAGCCCACATCTCAGTGACCAAGGTCTCCAACCTTCGCATCAGCAACGCCTGGGACACCACGACCAATCCGACGAGGATACACCGACTTCGGACGACTTGGAACAGTTTGCTAAGCAATTTAAACAGCGAAGAATTAAACTTGGTTTCACGCAGGCGGACGTCGGACTCGCTTTAGGCACTCTATATGGAAATGTTTTCTCCCAGACAACGATCTGCAGGTTCGAGGCCCTTCAACTCAGCTTTAAAAACATGTGTAAGCTCAAGCCTTTGTTGAACAAGTGGTTGGAAGAAGCGGACTCTACCTCCGGGAGCCCCACCAGCTTGGACAAGATCGCTGCACAGGGGAGGAGAAGGAAAAAGCGGACTTCCATCGAG CTTTGCAAATAG